A single genomic interval of Blastopirellula marina harbors:
- the queF gene encoding preQ(1) synthase, whose protein sequence is MPEDFRAILETFENQHPQRDYEIEISVPEFTSVCPKTGQPDFGTITITYIPESLCVELKSLKMYMQAFRNQGIFYENVTNEILNDLVSAMQPRWMQVRAEFTPRGGISSTITVEHYNETPPDELTVI, encoded by the coding sequence GTGCCAGAAGACTTTCGTGCAATTCTCGAAACCTTCGAGAATCAACACCCGCAGCGAGATTACGAGATCGAGATCAGCGTTCCTGAGTTCACTTCGGTTTGCCCAAAGACCGGTCAGCCTGACTTCGGCACCATCACGATCACCTACATCCCGGAATCGCTGTGCGTGGAGTTGAAAAGCCTGAAAATGTATATGCAGGCCTTCCGCAACCAGGGAATCTTCTACGAAAACGTCACCAACGAAATCTTGAACGACCTGGTCTCGGCCATGCAGCCTCGCTGGATGCAAGTTCGTGCCGAGTTCACCCCGCGCGGTGGGATCAGCTCGACGATCACAGTCGAACATTACAACGAAACGCCCCCGGATGAGTTGACGGTCATCTAA
- a CDS encoding HEAT repeat domain-containing protein, whose translation MKWYLWLLCWGGVVMVQGCSGGDGQPDSRILVDNVSGDGQLPSGMMRHQPRDPNAPARVDRMPVMIEDPSQIAKTRERYQKKIDQLYQQAMKQVNEGGYLFGEHLRAVEARPQKAKEDLVALMVDPSVLAKTRLKAAEVLMRLNIDRGWAFHLQCLTDPNVELRLAALKSLAAYQIRPEQLQGEQAKLVVNLLDDKDPRVVVAAAELCQKSNVTGSEVKLRQLLKSGQAKDPAKLAACLAGVATTKESVDALLPYVLKKTVDGYQWGSVYNLEGLLKNPDPEISEPVRQAIYTYTLKFPEEKYDQTLVRDLTQIAGSQSKDLLLDIQKNATDPASQLYATEALARLDPDNAVDILLSQLAKGKFASDLIGEMANYATPDDCTKITGQLLAMKSPWDSRVVLLCYEKLGSQGKQFIEQHADRLDPHAQEVAYWKSQNLDLRTALNDFYAAGILTKTPDEILALMKQPKRNQTTASEIDFNDPGELLGALGWAEIVTMFDSETGMIPSNHDELLADWGAATGGKWKPECPVQNWLQESSEDFNAPYIVEFLSEDRLYRVGAENYGDWYDVEAVLRLANFSLKKMGKPEQFIPLESDGQFMMLVFADPAKFVPLAKKYRMPLSEDAAQGMKKGKDFEQRVLEQID comes from the coding sequence ATGAAATGGTACTTGTGGCTTTTGTGTTGGGGAGGCGTCGTCATGGTGCAAGGCTGTAGCGGCGGAGATGGTCAGCCAGACTCACGGATCCTCGTCGATAACGTCTCAGGAGATGGACAACTGCCATCCGGCATGATGCGGCATCAACCTCGCGATCCCAACGCTCCAGCACGCGTTGATCGCATGCCGGTAATGATTGAGGATCCTTCTCAGATTGCCAAGACGCGCGAGCGGTATCAGAAGAAGATCGATCAGCTCTATCAGCAAGCGATGAAGCAGGTGAACGAGGGAGGCTATCTCTTCGGCGAACATCTGCGGGCGGTCGAAGCTCGACCGCAAAAAGCGAAGGAGGACTTGGTTGCGTTAATGGTTGATCCATCTGTTTTGGCCAAAACGCGATTGAAAGCGGCTGAAGTGTTGATGCGTCTGAACATCGATCGGGGGTGGGCGTTTCATCTTCAGTGTCTGACCGATCCTAACGTTGAATTACGCCTGGCAGCCCTGAAGAGTTTGGCGGCTTACCAGATTCGCCCTGAACAACTGCAAGGAGAGCAAGCCAAGCTGGTAGTCAACTTGCTGGATGATAAGGATCCAAGAGTCGTCGTTGCCGCGGCCGAGCTTTGTCAAAAGTCGAATGTCACTGGAAGCGAAGTCAAGCTTCGACAGCTGTTGAAATCGGGCCAAGCGAAAGACCCCGCGAAGTTGGCGGCTTGCTTGGCTGGTGTTGCCACAACTAAGGAGTCGGTTGACGCTTTGTTGCCGTACGTTCTGAAGAAGACCGTCGATGGTTATCAGTGGGGTAGCGTCTACAATCTGGAAGGCTTGCTCAAGAATCCTGATCCGGAGATTTCGGAACCGGTTCGTCAGGCGATTTACACCTACACGTTGAAGTTTCCGGAAGAGAAATACGATCAAACGTTGGTACGTGATCTCACCCAGATCGCTGGCAGTCAATCGAAGGATCTGCTGCTAGATATCCAAAAGAATGCCACCGATCCGGCCAGTCAGTTGTATGCGACCGAAGCCTTAGCCCGGCTCGACCCTGATAATGCGGTCGATATCTTGCTGTCGCAGTTAGCGAAGGGCAAGTTTGCTTCGGACCTGATCGGAGAGATGGCCAACTATGCCACGCCAGATGATTGCACAAAGATCACGGGGCAATTGCTGGCTATGAAGTCGCCGTGGGATAGTCGTGTCGTGTTGTTGTGTTATGAAAAGTTGGGTTCGCAGGGCAAGCAGTTCATCGAACAACATGCGGATCGTCTCGACCCACACGCCCAAGAGGTTGCTTACTGGAAATCACAAAACTTGGATTTGCGGACGGCACTGAATGACTTCTATGCAGCCGGGATCTTGACGAAGACTCCGGACGAAATCTTGGCGTTAATGAAGCAGCCCAAACGAAACCAAACCACAGCCAGCGAAATTGATTTCAACGATCCTGGTGAATTGCTGGGTGCGTTGGGCTGGGCTGAAATCGTGACGATGTTCGACTCGGAAACTGGAATGATCCCGTCAAATCACGACGAGCTGTTGGCTGATTGGGGGGCGGCGACCGGTGGCAAATGGAAGCCAGAGTGCCCGGTACAGAACTGGTTGCAAGAGTCCAGCGAAGACTTTAACGCACCGTATATTGTCGAGTTTCTCTCTGAGGATCGCCTCTATCGCGTCGGAGCCGAGAATTACGGCGATTGGTACGATGTCGAAGCGGTGCTGCGCTTGGCCAATTTCAGCTTGAAAAAAATGGGCAAACCCGAGCAGTTCATTCCGCTGGAAAGTGATGGGCAGTTCATGATGCTCGTCTTCGCGGATCCTGCCAAATTCGTTCCGTTGGCGAAGAAGTACCGCATGCCTCTCTCCGAAGATGCCGCGCAGGGAATGAAGAAAGGTAAGGATTTCGAGCAGCGTGTGCTGGAGCAAATCGACTAG
- a CDS encoding nucleoside deaminase, whose protein sequence is MTPEELMELAIEICRQGIGKGQTPFGCAIQLDGKLIAVAHNTVSESIDVTAHAEINALREGCKIVRSPHLEGAIVATTCEPCPMCAAALYWARVDTIYFGASIEDAAQAGFDQLKLPLKQLFEAGEGNTSLVPGVLRSACQDLFAHWRDRQPQ, encoded by the coding sequence ATGACACCAGAAGAGTTGATGGAGTTGGCGATCGAAATATGTCGTCAAGGGATTGGCAAAGGTCAAACGCCGTTTGGCTGTGCGATCCAATTGGACGGGAAGTTGATTGCGGTGGCCCATAATACGGTCTCGGAGTCGATCGACGTCACGGCTCACGCCGAGATCAACGCCCTGCGGGAAGGATGCAAGATTGTGCGTAGCCCGCACTTGGAAGGGGCGATCGTGGCAACAACCTGCGAGCCGTGCCCCATGTGTGCCGCAGCGTTGTACTGGGCACGGGTCGATACGATTTATTTCGGCGCTTCCATTGAAGATGCCGCCCAGGCCGGTTTCGATCAATTAAAGTTGCCGCTGAAGCAATTGTTTGAAGCGGGGGAAGGAAATACCTCGCTGGTGCCTGGCGTGTTGCGATCGGCATGCCAAGACTTGTTTGCCCACTGGAGAGATCGTCAGCCGCAGTAA
- a CDS encoding sugar phosphate isomerase/epimerase family protein has product MTSKPQVILTGFADESANQKTAEQQFSAFAALGLEYYSIRFIDVGNGIKNVMDLTKAEIGKLRTLEGEYGLNVSSLGSPIGKVKLLDIEDGTKNRFVPFEKYLAKDVNKACELAHAFETKLIRGFSFYHPKGTDPREHMSQAVDQLGQIAEACHRSDLTFGLEVEANLIGQNGDILAELHKKVNHPAMMLIFDAGNLVCQGYTPDEVYDQYMAMKPGMGWMHVKDYKITKPVGEKGHIDEDALKNFVPADLGDSAYERIMRDFASSIPKLEKKLKKRGIPGVFCDMEPHVKGGGQFGGFSGPDGFGVALRGFCRVLDFAGVDYHLRDFDDIIAARGF; this is encoded by the coding sequence ATGACCTCGAAGCCCCAAGTGATATTGACCGGTTTTGCCGACGAATCTGCGAATCAAAAGACCGCCGAACAACAGTTCAGCGCGTTCGCTGCGTTGGGACTGGAATACTACAGCATCCGTTTCATCGATGTTGGCAACGGCATCAAGAACGTGATGGATCTGACCAAGGCCGAGATTGGCAAGCTCCGCACTCTAGAAGGGGAATACGGCCTGAACGTCTCGTCGCTCGGTTCGCCGATCGGAAAGGTCAAGCTGTTGGATATCGAAGACGGCACCAAGAATCGCTTCGTCCCGTTCGAGAAATATCTGGCCAAAGACGTCAACAAAGCCTGCGAACTAGCCCACGCGTTTGAAACGAAGCTTATCCGCGGCTTCTCTTTCTATCATCCCAAGGGAACTGACCCCCGCGAACACATGTCGCAAGCGGTCGATCAATTGGGCCAAATTGCCGAAGCCTGTCATCGCAGCGATTTGACCTTCGGTTTAGAAGTCGAAGCGAACCTGATCGGTCAAAACGGCGACATCCTGGCCGAGCTTCACAAGAAGGTGAATCACCCGGCGATGATGCTGATCTTCGATGCCGGTAACCTCGTCTGCCAAGGCTACACGCCTGACGAAGTGTACGACCAGTACATGGCCATGAAGCCAGGCATGGGCTGGATGCACGTCAAGGACTACAAGATCACCAAGCCCGTAGGTGAAAAGGGGCACATCGACGAAGATGCTCTGAAAAACTTCGTCCCGGCCGACCTGGGTGATAGTGCTTATGAACGCATCATGCGTGACTTCGCTTCCTCGATTCCCAAGCTGGAAAAGAAGCTGAAGAAACGTGGCATTCCTGGCGTCTTCTGCGACATGGAACCACACGTAAAGGGTGGCGGTCAATTCGGTGGTTTCAGCGGTCCAGATGGTTTTGGTGTCGCTTTGCGTGGCTTCTGTCGCGTCCTCGATTTTGCCGGTGTGGACTATCATCTCCGCGATTTCGACGACATCATCGCTGCTCGCGGTTTTTAA
- a CDS encoding methyl-accepting chemotaxis protein produces MLSRLSILQKTMAGFGVILLLMGISSGVAWYGIRDAADGFDQYRTLARDSNFCSDIIDRVMQMRLSAKNFDVSGRQEFVTKFAETRAEAEKMLAEADERIVDPENQQLINEMRVASAEYYQAFNDIVACRDMRENKRVNVLDQEGPQMVQQLKSIIEAAQSNENAEAAGLAGVTLNDLMNARLSVFKLIVTNDPRFNEATLHAVDQFAANLKKLGEALKDPKSREILEAVSTNREQYQQALVEMATAITNERQLVQEKLDVYGPQIAALAVKLNQEITTEQNGLGPEVEASNRATLVSVLVVSLGAIAIGLVIALLQSRAIVRPIRRVMTILGAVSEGDLRQRLEITSGDEVGKMSNSVNHMVENLQRAMLALSKNSEAIARSAEDMNKTAENMASVSNDTKSQSTSAAAASEELSINMRSLSDMAVEMSTNMESVASSVEEMSISINQIATNMEKVSGIASEAHRLSDNSCGLLSSLNTAANEIGDVVELIQDIAEQTNLLALNATIEAARAGEAGKGFAVVAGEVKELARQTGDATGDIERRVTSIQSTSDESIKAIDAIRAVIVNLNEVAQEIAAAVEEQSATTQEIAQSVANANCAVQQVSQSVTESATAGEEIARAVNSVDDGAVLVSAGASETRHHSGSLNGISQELAILVGQFQV; encoded by the coding sequence ATGTTGAGTCGACTGAGCATTCTGCAAAAGACGATGGCTGGCTTCGGGGTTATTCTGCTGCTGATGGGCATCTCTTCCGGCGTTGCCTGGTATGGAATTCGAGATGCGGCTGATGGCTTCGATCAGTATCGAACCTTGGCCCGTGACTCCAATTTCTGCTCGGACATCATCGACCGTGTGATGCAAATGCGGTTGTCGGCCAAGAACTTTGACGTCTCCGGGCGACAAGAGTTCGTGACCAAATTCGCAGAAACACGCGCAGAAGCCGAGAAGATGCTCGCCGAAGCGGACGAGCGTATTGTCGACCCAGAGAATCAGCAGTTGATTAACGAAATGCGTGTGGCATCCGCTGAGTACTATCAGGCATTCAACGACATCGTTGCTTGCCGCGATATGCGAGAGAACAAGCGTGTGAACGTGCTCGACCAAGAAGGACCGCAAATGGTCCAGCAACTGAAGTCGATTATCGAAGCCGCACAATCCAACGAAAACGCGGAAGCTGCCGGTCTGGCTGGGGTGACTTTGAACGATCTGATGAACGCCCGCCTCAGCGTTTTTAAGCTAATTGTGACTAATGATCCCCGCTTTAACGAAGCAACCTTGCATGCGGTCGACCAATTTGCGGCCAATCTGAAAAAGCTGGGAGAAGCGTTGAAGGATCCAAAGAGCCGCGAGATCCTCGAAGCCGTCTCAACCAATCGCGAACAATATCAGCAAGCGTTGGTGGAGATGGCTACGGCAATCACTAACGAACGTCAGTTAGTTCAAGAGAAACTTGACGTCTACGGTCCGCAGATTGCCGCTTTGGCCGTTAAGCTCAATCAGGAAATTACGACAGAGCAGAACGGGCTGGGGCCGGAAGTCGAGGCCTCGAATCGTGCGACGCTAGTTTCCGTGCTGGTGGTCAGCTTGGGGGCAATCGCAATTGGTTTGGTGATTGCACTGCTACAAAGCCGAGCGATCGTCCGGCCGATTCGGCGTGTCATGACCATCCTTGGCGCGGTTTCCGAGGGGGACTTACGACAACGGCTGGAGATCACCAGTGGAGACGAAGTCGGTAAGATGTCGAATTCCGTGAACCATATGGTTGAGAACTTACAGCGAGCGATGTTAGCTTTGTCGAAGAATAGCGAGGCGATTGCCCGTTCCGCGGAAGACATGAATAAGACCGCTGAGAACATGGCGAGCGTTTCTAACGATACCAAATCGCAATCGACATCGGCCGCTGCGGCGTCGGAAGAGCTTTCGATCAACATGCGATCGCTCTCGGATATGGCCGTTGAAATGTCGACCAACATGGAATCGGTGGCCAGCTCGGTCGAAGAGATGTCGATCAGCATTAATCAGATCGCCACGAACATGGAAAAGGTCAGTGGGATTGCCTCGGAAGCACACCGCTTGTCCGATAATAGCTGTGGCCTTTTGTCGAGCTTGAATACGGCAGCCAACGAGATTGGTGATGTGGTCGAGCTGATCCAAGACATTGCCGAGCAAACGAATCTGCTGGCCTTGAATGCAACGATTGAAGCGGCGCGTGCGGGAGAAGCGGGGAAGGGATTTGCCGTTGTGGCGGGCGAAGTGAAAGAGCTGGCTCGTCAAACGGGGGATGCCACCGGCGATATTGAACGTCGTGTCACCAGCATTCAATCGACTTCCGATGAATCGATAAAGGCCATCGATGCGATTCGTGCGGTGATTGTGAATCTGAACGAAGTCGCTCAAGAGATCGCAGCAGCTGTTGAAGAACAATCGGCCACGACGCAAGAGATTGCTCAAAGCGTTGCCAACGCAAACTGTGCGGTTCAACAAGTTTCACAGTCGGTCACGGAATCGGCTACTGCCGGTGAAGAAATTGCCCGCGCCGTGAACTCTGTCGATGATGGTGCTGTGTTGGTTTCGGCTGGGGCAAGCGAAACGCGCCATCACAGTGGATCCCTGAACGGCATTTCGCAAGAGTTGGCAATCCTGGTCGGGCAATTCCAGGTCTAA
- a CDS encoding LptF/LptG family permease produces the protein MGILQRYIVEELLKVFFLALFVLTALLLFVGLGQQAIKEGLGFVALIKAVPYLLPNALRFAVPGTMLFAVCNVYGRVSASNELNALKAAGISPMSLIAPGLVIALVLSVTCVWLNDVAVSWGHLGLRNVVMQSIDDIVYGVLKTKKSFHSDKFSILVRDVEGDLLIRPEISIVKSGEQGIVTISAATAKLESDPEHDRVIVTLTDSRIRSTGPEGKVFEHPGEFVTSIPLTDPTAVEGIRDASHQPMRRIPAWSGKMKTYHRQVAQVLAAKGAACLVTGQMPAEDDPTWSYWMKEKNWSAAQINRLKTEPHRRWANGFSCLCFALLGIPLAIRQRNADFVTSFFAAFVPVLLVYYPLMALGVDRAKDGEWPAVAVWLGNVVLLIAGGWLLQRTLKN, from the coding sequence ATGGGTATTCTGCAACGCTACATTGTCGAAGAGCTGCTGAAAGTCTTCTTTCTGGCGCTATTCGTGCTGACCGCACTTCTGTTGTTTGTGGGGCTCGGACAGCAAGCGATCAAGGAAGGTCTCGGCTTTGTTGCGCTGATCAAAGCGGTGCCATATCTTCTGCCCAATGCGCTTCGTTTTGCCGTGCCCGGTACGATGCTGTTCGCGGTATGCAATGTTTACGGCCGCGTGAGTGCTAGCAACGAGCTGAACGCGTTGAAGGCAGCCGGTATCAGCCCGATGAGCTTAATTGCGCCTGGGTTGGTGATCGCATTGGTCCTGTCGGTGACCTGCGTCTGGCTGAACGACGTGGCGGTCTCGTGGGGGCATCTTGGGCTGCGAAATGTGGTGATGCAATCGATCGACGACATCGTGTACGGCGTACTGAAGACGAAGAAGTCGTTTCATAGCGACAAGTTCTCGATCTTGGTGCGTGATGTCGAAGGAGACCTGTTAATTCGACCAGAAATATCAATCGTCAAGTCAGGTGAGCAGGGGATTGTGACCATCTCGGCCGCGACCGCCAAGTTGGAATCGGACCCAGAGCACGACCGAGTGATTGTCACCCTGACCGATAGCCGAATTCGATCGACCGGCCCGGAAGGAAAGGTGTTTGAGCATCCAGGCGAGTTTGTCACTTCGATTCCCCTGACCGATCCGACCGCAGTGGAAGGGATTCGTGATGCTTCCCACCAGCCGATGCGTCGGATCCCGGCGTGGAGTGGAAAGATGAAAACCTACCACCGCCAGGTCGCCCAAGTTTTGGCCGCCAAGGGTGCCGCTTGCTTGGTGACCGGTCAAATGCCGGCCGAGGATGACCCGACTTGGTCTTACTGGATGAAAGAAAAGAACTGGTCGGCCGCTCAGATCAACCGCTTGAAAACGGAACCACACCGCCGTTGGGCTAACGGGTTTAGCTGTTTGTGCTTCGCCTTGCTCGGTATTCCCCTGGCGATTCGACAACGTAACGCCGACTTTGTGACCAGCTTCTTCGCCGCGTTCGTGCCGGTGCTATTGGTCTACTATCCGCTGATGGCCTTGGGGGTCGATCGCGCCAAGGATGGCGAATGGCCCGCAGTAGCCGTTTGGCTAGGGAATGTTGTCCTACTAATCGCTGGTGGATGGCTGTTGCAGCGTACGCTGAAGAACTAA
- a CDS encoding PP2C family protein-serine/threonine phosphatase: protein MAQSEKHEWAGCLQVAALSDVGMRRSNNQDHYGVAITQSWEDWQRRGHLFVVADGMGAHAAGELASEIAVEQVRHLYKKYIDKKPAMALTAAIEEANMIINRRGESNAAFHKMGTTCSCLLLLPQGAVMGHVGDSRIYRLRQGKLEQMTFDHSMAWEIKAATKGKEYSEDVYAAIPKNVITRSLGPSPEVEVDLEGAFPLEVGDTFMMCSDGASGPVSDEEIALILHSLEPTKAAQLMIDMANLRGGPDNITVIVVKVTGEQIANDPCKNDPLINEEDLPPPPMERVMRPIPRMLWIGLLLVLMASGLAYYFQQPLVTLGGVLITIFAGIFALVYRFTGELVQLPAKKKFRFGKGPYSETQCHADSNVALNLKILFDELSEAARTNEWKIDWETVHQIGGQADTEMKKGDYYKASRHYLLGIGSLMAQIRGQNGAKNPLDEDSRPDLG from the coding sequence ATGGCCCAGAGCGAAAAGCATGAATGGGCAGGATGTCTTCAAGTCGCTGCATTAAGCGATGTGGGGATGCGACGCTCTAACAATCAGGACCACTACGGCGTTGCTATTACGCAATCGTGGGAAGATTGGCAGCGGCGAGGACATTTGTTTGTCGTCGCCGATGGGATGGGCGCGCACGCGGCGGGAGAACTTGCCAGCGAAATCGCCGTCGAACAGGTACGGCATCTCTATAAAAAATACATCGACAAGAAGCCTGCGATGGCCCTGACGGCGGCCATTGAAGAGGCGAATATGATCATCAATCGCCGCGGCGAGTCAAACGCGGCGTTCCATAAGATGGGGACCACATGCAGCTGTTTGCTGCTGCTTCCCCAAGGTGCCGTGATGGGGCACGTCGGCGATAGCCGCATCTACCGTTTGCGTCAGGGCAAGCTGGAACAGATGACCTTCGATCACAGCATGGCCTGGGAGATCAAGGCCGCGACCAAGGGCAAGGAATACTCCGAGGACGTTTACGCCGCAATTCCGAAGAACGTGATAACCCGCTCGCTTGGTCCTTCGCCTGAGGTCGAAGTCGACCTGGAAGGGGCGTTCCCGCTGGAAGTGGGCGATACGTTCATGATGTGCAGCGACGGGGCATCAGGCCCGGTCAGCGACGAGGAAATCGCCCTCATCCTGCATTCTTTGGAGCCGACCAAAGCGGCCCAGTTGATGATCGACATGGCCAACCTGCGAGGTGGCCCCGACAACATCACCGTGATCGTGGTGAAAGTGACTGGCGAACAAATCGCCAACGATCCATGCAAGAACGATCCGCTGATCAACGAAGAGGACCTTCCTCCGCCACCGATGGAACGCGTGATGCGTCCCATTCCGCGGATGCTGTGGATCGGGCTACTGTTGGTGTTGATGGCCAGCGGTTTGGCGTATTACTTCCAGCAGCCTTTGGTCACTCTGGGCGGTGTATTGATAACGATCTTCGCAGGGATCTTCGCCCTGGTGTATCGGTTTACCGGTGAACTGGTTCAGTTGCCGGCGAAGAAGAAATTTCGTTTCGGCAAAGGGCCTTATTCGGAAACTCAGTGCCATGCCGACTCGAACGTGGCTCTCAATCTGAAGATTCTGTTCGACGAACTCAGCGAAGCGGCCCGGACCAACGAGTGGAAGATCGACTGGGAAACGGTCCATCAGATCGGTGGTCAGGCCGATACCGAGATGAAAAAAGGGGACTACTACAAAGCTTCCCGCCACTATCTGCTGGGCATCGGCTCGCTGATGGCCCAGATTCGTGGCCAAAACGGGGCGAAAAACCCACTGGATGAAGATTCTCGCCCTGACCTCGGCTGA
- a CDS encoding PEGA domain-containing protein yields MGPFFTQKSTVFHRISVLTLLVIMVASTGCVRRRFTVRTNPPGAVLYVDNQEIGVTPVATGYTYYGTREIRLEKDGYEPVVQLHQFKTPWYEYPGLDFISENLVPWEIRDQRDLEFEMVPLRIIPPEELRARAEQLRANAHAGYATPLAPPQQTYVPSAVVQPPAQRIPYWDDLNQPQPQPTPAEMLPAPPSSGMNSLPSGGYELPPLPSGY; encoded by the coding sequence ATGGGTCCATTTTTCACACAAAAATCGACCGTTTTTCATCGCATTAGCGTGCTCACGCTGTTGGTCATCATGGTGGCAAGCACCGGATGTGTCCGACGCCGTTTCACCGTGCGCACCAATCCTCCAGGAGCCGTCCTGTATGTCGACAACCAGGAAATCGGCGTCACTCCGGTAGCGACCGGCTATACCTACTACGGCACGCGTGAAATCCGTCTCGAAAAAGATGGTTACGAGCCAGTCGTCCAGCTTCATCAGTTCAAGACACCTTGGTACGAATACCCAGGCCTCGACTTCATTTCCGAGAACCTTGTCCCCTGGGAAATCCGCGACCAACGCGATCTCGAGTTCGAGATGGTTCCCTTGCGGATCATTCCGCCGGAAGAATTGCGAGCTCGGGCCGAACAGTTGCGTGCGAATGCCCACGCTGGCTACGCTACGCCGCTGGCTCCGCCACAGCAAACTTACGTCCCCTCGGCGGTTGTCCAACCACCAGCCCAACGCATTCCTTACTGGGACGATCTCAACCAACCACAGCCTCAGCCAACGCCAGCCGAGATGCTCCCGGCACCACCATCGTCCGGCATGAACAGCCTACCCTCAGGCGGCTACGAACTGCCTCCGTTGCCCTCTGGCTATTAG
- a CDS encoding WD40 repeat domain-containing protein has product MPHTVHVFGIKPGTRGEEAGYAYPFWEPEPSDGVSDEVYEAWEDRNPIWGLRDDLGLYLDSDFVETHLDSDEFDFWDYLGVYVTDPADIETIRERLSGSHQFVLVFSLALEGAEADFSETEGAWYAGEFPCKFNDYDDGPTPQLQTDDHTGRILIAKRLYAGLVVTAGRYGEVRFWNTQKASSIETVFDHSTSDFVHAVELSADETSLYTSSNEVLNWDLTSWPIESRLVARHGGYQMQDLAILPGKNKLIVACVDKTVGVIDLLTGEEQLLTHDHRVTAVLSLLDGEHFVSVASDTSLDYAALGQEDATTFTVWRTANRQRVREVSLPKPITRLCLLNDGLTILYGTEKGQLVWWDWRASEATRIVSAHDNGWVNIIEQSEFGQLLLTAGDSTAKLWRVDDGQPIATFAGHTDRVLAACFLEDDYLVTGSKDATIRVWQISKQAEVARFTDAPEGRPEIPSYLDDPWEIHAVVADGRTIVAGETSGRVRILKFADNELHLRR; this is encoded by the coding sequence ATGCCACATACTGTTCACGTGTTTGGAATAAAGCCGGGGACCAGGGGGGAAGAAGCTGGATACGCGTATCCATTCTGGGAGCCTGAACCGAGCGATGGTGTCTCGGATGAAGTGTACGAAGCTTGGGAAGATCGCAATCCGATTTGGGGATTGCGAGACGACTTAGGTCTCTACTTAGATAGCGACTTTGTCGAAACGCATCTCGACAGCGATGAGTTTGACTTCTGGGATTACCTGGGCGTTTACGTCACCGATCCCGCCGACATCGAGACGATTCGTGAACGATTGAGCGGAAGTCACCAATTCGTTTTGGTCTTTAGTTTGGCATTGGAAGGGGCGGAAGCAGACTTCAGCGAGACTGAGGGTGCTTGGTACGCGGGCGAGTTTCCTTGCAAGTTCAACGACTACGACGACGGACCAACGCCGCAACTTCAAACCGACGACCACACCGGCCGGATTCTGATTGCCAAGCGACTTTACGCGGGCCTAGTGGTTACGGCAGGGCGGTATGGAGAAGTCCGGTTTTGGAACACGCAGAAGGCGAGCAGCATCGAAACAGTTTTCGACCATTCGACTAGCGACTTTGTGCATGCCGTCGAGTTGTCGGCGGACGAAACCTCACTCTATACCAGCAGCAACGAAGTGTTGAATTGGGATCTGACTAGCTGGCCGATCGAGTCACGATTGGTCGCGCGGCACGGCGGCTATCAAATGCAAGACTTGGCGATTTTGCCAGGCAAGAACAAGTTGATCGTGGCGTGTGTCGATAAAACGGTCGGCGTGATCGATCTGTTGACCGGCGAAGAACAGTTGCTGACGCACGATCATCGCGTGACGGCCGTGTTGTCGCTGCTCGACGGCGAACACTTTGTTTCGGTGGCAAGCGATACCTCACTCGACTATGCCGCGCTCGGGCAAGAGGATGCAACGACGTTTACAGTATGGCGAACCGCTAATCGCCAGCGTGTGCGCGAGGTAAGTTTGCCAAAACCGATTACGCGTCTTTGTTTACTTAATGATGGTCTCACCATTCTTTACGGCACCGAGAAGGGGCAGCTGGTTTGGTGGGATTGGCGAGCCAGTGAAGCGACTCGTATCGTCAGTGCCCACGACAACGGTTGGGTGAATATCATCGAGCAGTCTGAATTCGGGCAACTGTTGCTGACCGCCGGGGATTCGACCGCCAAGTTGTGGCGAGTTGACGATGGGCAACCGATCGCCACTTTCGCCGGGCATACCGATCGCGTGCTGGCCGCTTGTTTCTTAGAGGACGACTACCTGGTGACCGGCTCGAAGGACGCGACGATTCGGGTATGGCAGATCTCGAAGCAGGCCGAGGTTGCCAGGTTTACGGACGCACCAGAAGGACGACCGGAGATTCCGAGCTATCTAGATGATCCATGGGAGATTCACGCCGTGGTGGCTGATGGGAGGACGATCGTCGCGGGTGAAACGTCTGGCCGCGTCCGAATTCTGAAATTCGCAGACAACGAACTTCATCTGCGTCGGTAG